Proteins from a genomic interval of Stenotrophomonas sp. 24(2023):
- a CDS encoding serine hydrolase domain-containing protein has protein sequence MRRAVLLLLTLFPLACLAAQRPIPSPAQIDAEARRLMQAAQARGMALAVIDRGRVVHVAAYGERNAAGDPLQTDTVMYAASLTKMAFGHLVAQLAQDKVIGLDASIADDLAKPLPDYAAEPKKYADYTVLADDARWRQLTPRLLLNHASGFANFGFLEPDGKLTFHFDPGSRYGYSGEGLILLQFVLERGLGQDVGALMQQRVFDRFGMPRTSMMWRADFAGNLADGWTQDGTAEPHDERSRVRAAGSMDTTIADMANFAAGYVSGNGLSTAARRDLVRPQLPITTASQFPTLQPELPVAQRRKDLSAGLGVVTFSGPQGAGFYKGGHDDAVGNTLVCIEQGQRCVVILGNDVRAEATFPALVAFVLGDTGVPWTWEYGAKKVFVR, from the coding sequence ATGCGCCGTGCTGTCCTGTTGTTGCTGACGCTGTTCCCGCTGGCCTGCCTGGCCGCGCAACGCCCTATCCCTTCCCCTGCGCAGATCGATGCCGAAGCCCGCCGGTTGATGCAGGCCGCGCAGGCCCGCGGCATGGCGCTGGCGGTCATCGACCGCGGCAGGGTGGTGCACGTGGCCGCCTATGGCGAACGCAACGCCGCCGGCGATCCCCTGCAGACCGACACGGTGATGTATGCCGCATCGCTGACCAAGATGGCGTTCGGGCATCTGGTCGCGCAGCTGGCGCAGGACAAGGTGATCGGCCTGGATGCCTCCATCGCCGACGACCTGGCCAAGCCGCTGCCCGACTACGCGGCCGAACCGAAGAAGTACGCCGACTACACCGTGCTGGCCGACGATGCACGCTGGCGGCAGCTGACCCCGCGCCTGCTGCTGAACCACGCCAGCGGCTTTGCCAACTTCGGGTTTCTCGAACCCGACGGCAAGCTGACGTTCCACTTCGACCCGGGCAGCCGCTATGGCTACAGCGGCGAAGGGCTGATCCTGCTGCAGTTCGTGCTGGAACGCGGGCTGGGCCAGGACGTGGGTGCACTGATGCAGCAACGGGTGTTCGACCGCTTCGGCATGCCCCGTACCAGCATGATGTGGCGCGCGGATTTTGCCGGCAACCTGGCCGATGGCTGGACCCAGGACGGCACGGCCGAACCGCACGATGAGCGCAGCCGCGTGCGTGCGGCCGGCTCGATGGATACCACCATCGCCGACATGGCCAACTTCGCTGCCGGCTATGTCAGCGGCAACGGCCTTTCAACGGCTGCGCGGCGTGACCTGGTGCGCCCGCAGCTGCCGATCACCACCGCCAGCCAGTTCCCCACGCTGCAGCCGGAACTGCCGGTGGCGCAGCGTCGCAAGGACCTGTCGGCCGGGCTGGGCGTGGTCACCTTCAGCGGGCCGCAGGGCGCCGGCTTCTACAAGGGCGGCCATGATGATGCGGTGGGCAACACGCTGGTGTGCATCGAACAGGGCCAGCGCTGCGTGGTGATCCTGGGCAACGATGTGCGGGCCGAGGCGACGTTCCCGGCGCTGGTGGCCTTCGTGCTGGGCGATACCGGCGTGCCGTGGACGTGGGAGTACGGGGCGAAGAAGGTGTTCGTGCGCTGA
- a CDS encoding co-chaperone GroES — MSIKPLHDRVVVKPIEADEISAGGIVIPDSAKEKSTKGEVVAVGPGKPLDNGSVRAPSLKVGDKVIYGQYAGSSYKSEGVEYKVLREDDVLAVIG; from the coding sequence ATGAGCATCAAGCCGCTGCACGACCGCGTCGTGGTCAAGCCGATCGAAGCCGACGAAATCTCCGCCGGTGGCATCGTCATTCCGGATTCGGCCAAGGAAAAGTCCACCAAGGGTGAAGTCGTGGCCGTCGGCCCGGGCAAGCCGCTGGACAACGGCAGCGTGCGTGCGCCGTCGCTGAAGGTCGGCGACAAGGTCATCTACGGCCAGTACGCCGGCAGCTCGTACAAGAGCGAAGGCGTCGAGTACAAGGTCCTGCGCGAAGACGACGTGCTCGCCGTCATCGGCTGA
- the groL gene encoding chaperonin GroEL (60 kDa chaperone family; promotes refolding of misfolded polypeptides especially under stressful conditions; forms two stacked rings of heptamers to form a barrel-shaped 14mer; ends can be capped by GroES; misfolded proteins enter the barrel where they are refolded when GroES binds), with protein sequence MAAKDIRFGEDARSRMVRGVNVLANAVKATLGPKGRNVVLEKSFGAPTITKDGVSVAKEIELADKFENMGAQMVKEVASRTNDDAGDGTTTATVLAQALIREGAKAVAAGMNPMDLKRGIDKAVVAAVTELKNISKPTADDKAIAQVGTISANSDESIGQIIADAMKEVGKEGVITVEEGSGLDNELDVVKGMQFDRGYLSPYFINNQQSQTADLDDPFILLHDKKISNVRDLLPVLEGVAKAGKPLLIVAEEVEGEALATLVVNTIRGIVKVVAVKAPGFGDRRKAMLEDMAVLTGGTVISEEVGLSLEKATIKDLGRAKKVQVSKENTTIIDGVGDKANVDARVGQIKTQIQDTSSDYDREKLQERVAKLAGGVAVIKVGASTEIEMKEKKDRVDDALHATRAAVEEGVVPGGGVALVRAVTALAGLKGANEDQNHGIQIALRAMEAPLREIVANAGEEPSVIINKVKEGTGSFGYNAATGEFGDMLQFGILDPTKVTRSALQNAASIAGLMITTEAMVAEAPKKDEPAMGGAGGMGGMGGMGGMDF encoded by the coding sequence ATGGCTGCCAAGGATATTCGTTTCGGTGAAGACGCCCGTTCGCGCATGGTGCGCGGCGTCAACGTTCTCGCCAATGCCGTCAAGGCCACCCTGGGCCCGAAGGGCCGCAACGTCGTGCTGGAAAAGAGCTTCGGCGCCCCGACCATCACCAAGGACGGCGTCTCCGTCGCCAAGGAAATCGAACTGGCTGACAAGTTCGAGAACATGGGCGCGCAGATGGTGAAGGAAGTCGCTTCGCGCACCAACGACGACGCCGGCGACGGCACCACCACCGCCACCGTGCTGGCCCAGGCCCTGATCCGCGAAGGCGCCAAGGCCGTGGCCGCCGGCATGAACCCGATGGACCTCAAGCGCGGTATCGACAAGGCCGTCGTGGCCGCCGTCACCGAGCTGAAGAACATCTCCAAGCCGACCGCCGACGACAAGGCGATCGCCCAGGTCGGCACCATCTCGGCCAACTCGGACGAGTCGATCGGCCAGATCATCGCCGACGCGATGAAGGAAGTCGGCAAGGAAGGCGTCATCACCGTTGAAGAAGGCTCGGGCCTGGACAACGAGCTGGACGTGGTCAAGGGCATGCAGTTCGACCGCGGCTACCTGTCCCCGTACTTCATCAACAACCAGCAGTCGCAGACCGCTGACCTGGATGACCCGTTCATCCTGCTGCACGACAAGAAGATCTCCAACGTCCGTGACCTGCTGCCGGTGCTGGAAGGCGTCGCCAAGGCCGGCAAGCCGCTGCTGATCGTTGCCGAAGAAGTCGAAGGCGAAGCGCTGGCGACCCTGGTGGTCAACACCATCCGTGGCATCGTCAAGGTCGTGGCCGTCAAGGCACCGGGCTTCGGCGACCGTCGCAAGGCGATGCTGGAAGACATGGCCGTGCTGACCGGCGGCACCGTGATCTCCGAAGAAGTCGGCCTGTCGCTGGAAAAGGCCACCATCAAGGACCTGGGCCGCGCCAAGAAGGTGCAGGTTTCCAAGGAAAACACCACCATCATCGACGGCGTGGGCGACAAGGCCAACGTTGATGCACGCGTGGGCCAGATCAAGACCCAGATCCAGGACACCTCCTCCGATTACGATCGCGAGAAGCTGCAGGAACGCGTGGCCAAGCTGGCCGGCGGCGTGGCCGTGATCAAGGTCGGTGCCTCGACCGAAATCGAAATGAAGGAAAAGAAGGACCGCGTCGACGACGCCCTGCACGCTACCCGTGCAGCCGTTGAAGAAGGCGTGGTCCCGGGCGGCGGCGTGGCCCTGGTCCGTGCGGTCACCGCACTGGCCGGCCTGAAGGGTGCCAACGAAGACCAGAACCACGGCATCCAGATCGCCCTGCGCGCGATGGAAGCCCCGCTGCGCGAAATCGTCGCCAACGCCGGTGAAGAGCCGTCGGTCATCATCAACAAGGTCAAGGAAGGCACCGGCAGCTTCGGCTACAACGCCGCCACCGGCGAGTTCGGCGACATGCTGCAGTTCGGCATCCTGGACCCGACCAAGGTGACCCGTTCGGCCCTGCAGAACGCTGCCTCGATCGCTGGCCTGATGATCACCACCGAAGCCATGGTTGCCGAAGCGCCGAAGAAGGACGAGCCCGCCATGGGCGGCGCCGGTGGCATGGGCGGCATGGGTGGCATGGGCGGCATGGACTTCTAA
- a CDS encoding aspartyl protease family protein: MPLFALLAAALPTTAPVHALPLWMQSNHPAIAVTLEGRPEPLRFVVDSAAGATLVDGRVARRYGLEDTTAPVSQAQGASAQGAELRRLRSTRWQLGSLQFEASGVQADLGNLANGDAPAIDGIIGNDITARWDTRWDFAGGTLALWQPGTLGNGAGCQPNALPHRGEGLRDFAIITVQLGQPQVPAIAVVDTGAAQTVLNLAAARALGLRIDGSDARVRVRAKGTEGLGGQPQPTWLHDLPVLASAGWQHPAMEVRISALSVFRAIGLEDRPALILGADALRDGQVDISAGAERICLRRQAGG, encoded by the coding sequence ATGCCCCTGTTCGCCCTGCTTGCCGCCGCCCTGCCCACTACCGCGCCCGTCCATGCGCTGCCCCTGTGGATGCAGTCAAACCACCCCGCCATCGCTGTCACGCTGGAGGGGCGACCCGAACCACTGCGCTTCGTGGTCGACAGTGCGGCCGGTGCCACGCTGGTCGATGGGCGGGTGGCACGCCGCTACGGGCTGGAGGACACCACCGCACCGGTCAGCCAGGCGCAGGGCGCCAGCGCACAGGGCGCGGAACTGCGCCGCCTGCGCAGCACGCGCTGGCAGCTGGGCAGCCTGCAGTTCGAGGCCAGCGGCGTGCAGGCCGATCTGGGCAACCTGGCCAATGGCGATGCCCCGGCCATCGACGGCATCATCGGCAACGACATCACCGCTCGCTGGGATACGCGCTGGGATTTCGCCGGCGGCACGCTGGCACTGTGGCAGCCCGGCACGCTGGGCAACGGCGCCGGCTGCCAGCCCAATGCACTGCCACACCGCGGGGAGGGCCTGCGCGATTTCGCCATCATCACCGTGCAGTTGGGCCAGCCGCAGGTACCGGCCATCGCGGTGGTCGATACCGGTGCCGCCCAGACCGTGCTCAACCTGGCCGCCGCCCGGGCGTTGGGCCTGCGCATCGATGGCAGCGACGCGCGGGTGCGGGTGCGTGCCAAGGGGACCGAGGGCCTGGGCGGCCAGCCGCAGCCGACCTGGCTGCATGACCTGCCCGTGCTGGCCAGCGCGGGATGGCAACACCCGGCCATGGAAGTACGCATCAGCGCGCTGTCGGTGTTCCGGGCCATCGGGCTGGAGGACCGGCCTGCGCTGATCCTGGGGGCCGATGCCCTGCGTGATGGGCAGGTCGACATCAGCGCCGGCGCCGAACGCATCTGCCTGCGGCGCCAGGCCGGGGGATGA
- a CDS encoding response regulator transcription factor, which translates to MTAPARIIVVDDDASIRDAIADCLELQGYQVRLAADAVALDQLLQTERPDAIILDWMMPGEDGLSVCRRLQARAIPILMLSAMGSTPDRVIGLEMGADDYLAKPFDPRELLARVRALLRRQDKLRVQEVVELRFAGWRLLPAQRQLIAPDGNDVALSRGEFTLLQVLAERAGRVLHREQLMQLTRGDDSESVDRAIDLAISRLRRKLGQAATGGEVLVQTLRGEGYRFSAVVERL; encoded by the coding sequence ATGACTGCTCCTGCCCGCATCATCGTTGTCGATGACGATGCCAGCATCCGTGATGCCATCGCCGACTGCCTGGAACTGCAGGGCTACCAGGTGCGCCTGGCGGCCGACGCGGTGGCGCTTGACCAGCTGCTGCAGACCGAGCGCCCCGACGCGATCATCCTGGACTGGATGATGCCCGGCGAAGATGGGCTGTCGGTCTGCCGCCGGCTGCAGGCGCGGGCCATTCCGATCCTGATGCTGTCGGCGATGGGCAGCACGCCCGACCGGGTGATCGGGCTGGAAATGGGCGCCGATGATTACCTGGCCAAGCCGTTCGACCCGCGCGAACTGCTGGCGCGCGTGCGCGCGCTGCTGCGCCGGCAGGACAAGCTGCGCGTGCAGGAAGTGGTCGAGCTGCGCTTTGCCGGCTGGCGGTTGTTGCCCGCGCAGCGGCAGCTGATCGCACCCGATGGCAACGACGTGGCGCTGAGCCGCGGTGAATTCACGTTGCTGCAGGTGTTGGCCGAGCGCGCTGGGCGGGTGCTGCATCGCGAGCAGTTGATGCAGCTCACCCGGGGGGATGACAGCGAGAGCGTGGACCGCGCGATCGACCTGGCCATCAGCCGCCTGCGGCGCAAGCTCGGACAGGCCGCCACCGGCGGCGAGGTGCTGGTGCAGACCCTGCGCGGCGAGGGCTACCGCTTCAGTGCGGTGGTGGAGCGGTTGTGA